In one window of Shewanella goraebulensis DNA:
- the degS gene encoding outer membrane-stress sensor serine endopeptidase DegS — MNLKDTILYLSKAVVFGLVMAAAFLFVNSITNNNSFNNSLTTTQHNNELSFASAVRRAAPAVVNIYSLSLDQNSPLNSSSLQGLGSGVIMSKEGYILTNYHVIKKADEIVIALQDGRKFTSEVVGSDQITDLAVLKIEIDGDNVPIVPINLNNPAQVGDVVLAIGNPYNLGQTITQGIISATGRNGLSSGYLDFLQTDAAINAGNSGGALIDTGGELIGINTAAFQIGAEGGGHGINFAIPIKLAHSIMGKLITNGRVIRGALGISGEPLSPVMAQILNLPDLKGVLVTGVDPNGPASKATLRPRDVIIQYAEESVPGVEMLMDRIAETTPGNKVNITIIREGKPIELPVVIGEKLPENI, encoded by the coding sequence ATGAATCTCAAAGACACTATTCTCTATCTAAGTAAGGCTGTGGTATTTGGTTTGGTGATGGCTGCGGCATTCTTATTCGTTAATTCAATCACTAACAACAATAGTTTCAATAATAGCCTCACTACCACTCAACATAACAACGAGTTGTCATTTGCTAGTGCTGTTAGACGAGCAGCACCTGCTGTTGTGAATATTTACAGTCTTAGTTTAGATCAAAATTCTCCACTTAACTCAAGCTCACTTCAAGGCCTTGGCTCTGGGGTTATTATGAGTAAAGAGGGCTACATTTTAACCAACTACCATGTGATCAAAAAAGCTGATGAAATTGTTATCGCTTTGCAAGATGGTAGAAAGTTTACCTCAGAAGTTGTCGGTTCAGATCAAATCACCGATTTAGCCGTACTTAAAATCGAGATTGATGGGGATAATGTCCCTATTGTACCAATAAACCTAAATAACCCAGCCCAAGTAGGTGATGTCGTGTTAGCGATTGGCAACCCATATAATTTAGGCCAAACCATTACCCAAGGCATCATTAGTGCTACAGGCCGTAATGGTTTAAGTTCAGGTTATCTCGACTTTTTACAAACCGATGCTGCTATTAATGCGGGTAACTCAGGCGGCGCCTTAATTGATACAGGTGGAGAGCTTATTGGTATTAATACCGCAGCTTTCCAAATTGGTGCTGAAGGTGGTGGTCACGGAATTAACTTTGCCATTCCAATCAAACTTGCCCATAGCATTATGGGTAAATTAATTACTAATGGCCGCGTTATCCGCGGTGCCCTAGGTATTTCGGGTGAGCCGCTCAGCCCTGTTATGGCGCAGATCTTAAACCTGCCCGATCTTAAAGGTGTGTTAGTCACAGGAGTTGATCCTAATGGTCCAGCTTCTAAAGCGACACTGCGCCCTCGAGATGTAATTATTCAATATGCTGAAGAAAGCGTACCTGGCGTTGAAATGTTGATGGATAGAATCGCTGAAACGACTCCTGGTAACAAAGTAAATATCACTATTATTCGTGAAGGTAAACCCATTGAACTTCCGGTAGTTATCGGCGAAAAGCTACCAGAAAATATCTAA